The following are from one region of the Mycolicibacterium helvum genome:
- a CDS encoding alpha/beta hydrolase, with protein sequence MQPDPELLRRLDPALHGFAAARSDLSLGGLAAVRDSLNQRRHEAVGQIDTTGVEITDARVPCDGTAAVPVRIYRGAPAPSPAVIYCHAGAFVMGNLDTDHRQCVELARQSACTVISVDYRLAPEHPYPAALEDTAAVLAWAWATAQELGLDRDRLALAGNSAGAALAAGLAQRATAETSPPIVGLLLHQPVLDDRRSASKAEFDSTPGFDGVAAGLMWRHYLGQTAPSAAAVPGRGHQMIGAASTFITCSELDPLRDEALEYARQLLQAGVRTDLHIFGGTCHGFDSLCPDWKVSTALLTMQAQALRRFFGES encoded by the coding sequence ATGCAGCCCGACCCCGAACTCCTCCGGCGACTCGACCCCGCGCTGCACGGGTTCGCCGCAGCACGCAGCGATCTGTCGCTGGGTGGTCTTGCCGCCGTTCGGGATTCGCTCAACCAACGCCGGCACGAGGCGGTCGGCCAGATCGATACCACCGGGGTCGAGATCACCGACGCCCGCGTTCCGTGTGACGGCACGGCGGCGGTTCCGGTCCGGATCTACCGCGGCGCCCCGGCACCGTCGCCGGCCGTGATCTATTGTCACGCCGGTGCATTCGTAATGGGCAACCTCGACACCGACCACCGCCAGTGCGTCGAACTGGCCCGCCAAAGTGCCTGCACGGTCATTTCCGTCGACTATCGACTGGCCCCCGAACACCCCTACCCGGCTGCGCTCGAGGACACCGCCGCGGTACTGGCATGGGCCTGGGCGACAGCCCAGGAGCTCGGACTGGACCGCGACCGGCTGGCACTGGCCGGCAACAGCGCCGGAGCCGCGCTGGCCGCCGGGCTCGCCCAGCGGGCAACGGCCGAGACGTCGCCGCCGATCGTCGGCCTGTTGCTGCACCAACCCGTGCTCGACGACCGCCGCAGCGCGTCAAAAGCGGAGTTCGACTCCACCCCCGGCTTCGACGGGGTCGCCGCCGGACTGATGTGGCGGCACTATCTCGGCCAGACTGCCCCCAGCGCTGCCGCGGTACCCGGCCGCGGCCACCAAATGATCGGCGCCGCAAGCACCTTCATCACCTGCTCAGAGCTGGATCCGCTGCGTGACGAGGCACTGGAGTACGCCCGCCAGTTGTTGCAGGCCGGCGTTCGCACCGACCTGCACATCTTCGGCGGAACCTGTCACGGCTTCGACTCGCTGTGTCCCGACTGGAAGGTCAGCACGGCACTGCTGACAATGCAGGCGCAGGCGCTGCGGCGCTTCTTCGGCGAATCTTGA
- a CDS encoding SDR family oxidoreductase — MAETCSLVDRTLVVSGGSRGIGLAIALGAARHGANVVLLAKTAEPHPKLPGTVYTAAAEIEAAGGKAVAVVGDVRSEEDVARAVDAAVQNFGGVDICINNASAIATDPTETLSAKKFDLMQQINIRGTFLLTKACLPHLRTSPNGHVVTIAPPLNLNPYWLGAHPAYTLSKYGMTLLSLGWAAEYADTGIGFSCLWPETYIATSAVANSPDFEEAMASSRSPEIMADAAVEILTSPGAQVNGSCLIDSDVLRAAGIEDLSHYGGGDNPIIDIFVDK; from the coding sequence ATGGCCGAGACGTGTTCGCTCGTCGACCGCACCCTGGTCGTATCCGGCGGCAGCCGGGGAATCGGTCTGGCCATCGCGCTCGGTGCGGCCCGGCACGGCGCCAATGTCGTGCTGCTGGCCAAGACCGCCGAGCCGCACCCGAAGCTGCCCGGCACGGTCTACACCGCTGCCGCCGAGATCGAAGCGGCCGGCGGTAAGGCCGTCGCGGTGGTCGGCGACGTGCGCAGCGAGGAGGATGTCGCCCGCGCGGTCGACGCCGCCGTGCAGAATTTCGGCGGGGTGGACATCTGCATCAACAATGCGAGCGCCATCGCCACCGACCCGACCGAAACGTTGTCGGCCAAGAAGTTCGATCTCATGCAGCAGATCAACATTCGCGGCACGTTCCTGCTGACCAAAGCCTGCCTGCCGCATCTGCGCACATCGCCCAACGGCCACGTGGTCACCATCGCGCCGCCGCTGAACCTGAATCCGTACTGGCTGGGTGCCCACCCGGCCTACACGCTGTCGAAGTACGGGATGACACTGCTGTCGTTGGGGTGGGCGGCCGAATATGCCGACACCGGAATCGGTTTCAGCTGCCTGTGGCCCGAGACCTACATCGCGACCTCGGCGGTGGCCAACTCCCCGGACTTCGAAGAGGCCATGGCGTCTTCGCGCAGCCCGGAGATCATGGCCGACGCGGCGGTCGAGATCCTCACCTCGCCGGGCGCGCAGGTCAACGGCTCCTGCCTGATCGACTCTGACGTCTTGCGGGCGGCCGGTATCGAGGACCTGTCCCATTACGGCGGCGGCGACAATCCGATCATCGACATCTTCGTCGACAAGTAG
- a CDS encoding MFS transporter — translation MTRHMAGSAPDVDLDPEPDQPSAPANPWPALWAMLVGFFMILVDSTIVAVANPSIMDGLEITSYDTVIWVTSAYLLAYAVPLLLAGRLGDRFGPKNLYIIGLAIFTASSLWCGLAGSIDMLIAARVAQGIGAALLTPQTLSTITRIFPPERRGVAMSMWGATAGVATLIGPLAGGVLVGRLGWEWIFFVNVPVGVIGLALAVWLIPTMPTSRHRFDVLGVVLSGVGMFLVVFGLQEGQSHHWQAWIWAVIVAGVGFFTAFVYWQSINRREPLVPLQMFADRDFTLSNLGVAVIGFVVTAMMLPIFFYAQVVCGLSPTRSALLIAPMAIFSGVLAPFVGQLVDRAHPRPILGFGFSVVAIALTWLSIDMTPTTPIWRLVLPLIAMGVGMAFIWAPLATTATRNLPPHLAGAGAGVYNATRQVGSVLGSAGIAAFMASRISDEMPAAPTDASASEMAVLKLPTFLHEPFSAALAQSMLLPAFVALFGIVAALFVLGGLGSPRPAMDDDITDEIPVYDDDYDDDDYVEYEVDSTHRPVSVPEPVDDATEVIVWQHPLDEPEPRAELPVEPIGFAHNGFPVDGESHHRPLEIVAPEPAPRSRHRLIDPSQPQPARHHRDERADVETYGRHSRPGD, via the coding sequence ATGACCAGGCACATGGCCGGCTCGGCGCCGGACGTGGACTTGGACCCCGAGCCGGACCAGCCCAGCGCGCCCGCGAATCCGTGGCCTGCGCTGTGGGCCATGCTCGTCGGATTCTTCATGATCCTGGTCGACTCGACGATCGTCGCGGTCGCCAACCCCAGCATCATGGACGGGCTGGAGATCACCAGCTACGACACTGTCATCTGGGTGACCAGCGCCTACCTGCTGGCCTACGCCGTGCCGCTGCTGCTGGCCGGGCGCCTCGGGGATCGCTTCGGCCCGAAAAATCTCTACATCATCGGCCTGGCCATCTTCACCGCGTCCTCGCTGTGGTGCGGTCTGGCCGGCTCTATCGACATGCTGATCGCCGCCCGCGTCGCGCAGGGAATCGGCGCCGCCCTGCTGACCCCGCAGACCCTGTCAACGATCACCCGCATCTTTCCGCCCGAGCGCCGCGGCGTGGCGATGAGCATGTGGGGTGCGACCGCGGGAGTGGCCACCCTGATCGGCCCGCTGGCCGGCGGAGTGCTGGTCGGGCGGCTGGGCTGGGAGTGGATCTTCTTCGTCAACGTTCCGGTCGGTGTGATCGGCTTGGCGCTGGCGGTCTGGCTGATCCCGACGATGCCGACCAGCAGGCACCGCTTCGATGTCCTGGGTGTGGTGCTCTCCGGCGTCGGCATGTTCCTGGTCGTGTTCGGTCTGCAGGAGGGCCAGAGCCACCACTGGCAGGCCTGGATCTGGGCGGTCATCGTCGCGGGCGTCGGGTTCTTCACCGCGTTCGTGTACTGGCAGTCGATCAACCGCCGCGAGCCGCTGGTGCCGTTGCAGATGTTCGCCGATCGGGACTTCACCCTGTCCAACCTCGGTGTGGCAGTGATCGGCTTCGTCGTCACCGCGATGATGCTGCCGATCTTCTTCTACGCCCAGGTGGTGTGTGGCCTGTCGCCGACGCGCTCGGCGCTGCTGATCGCGCCGATGGCCATCTTCAGCGGGGTGCTGGCCCCGTTCGTGGGTCAACTGGTCGACCGGGCCCATCCCCGGCCGATCCTCGGGTTCGGCTTCTCGGTGGTCGCGATTGCCCTGACCTGGCTGTCGATCGACATGACGCCGACGACGCCGATCTGGCGGCTGGTGCTGCCGCTGATCGCGATGGGCGTCGGCATGGCGTTCATCTGGGCGCCGCTGGCCACCACTGCCACCCGCAACCTGCCGCCGCATCTGGCCGGCGCCGGCGCCGGCGTCTACAACGCGACCCGACAAGTCGGTTCGGTGCTGGGCAGCGCCGGGATCGCCGCGTTCATGGCCTCCCGGATCAGCGACGAGATGCCGGCCGCGCCAACTGACGCGTCGGCCAGTGAAATGGCCGTGCTGAAGCTTCCGACGTTCTTGCACGAGCCGTTCTCGGCGGCTCTGGCGCAGTCGATGCTGCTGCCCGCGTTCGTCGCACTGTTCGGCATCGTCGCGGCGCTGTTCGTGCTCGGTGGGCTGGGGTCCCCGCGCCCGGCGATGGACGACGACATCACCGACGAAATCCCGGTCTATGACGACGACTATGACGACGACGACTACGTGGAGTATGAGGTGGATTCGACCCACCGGCCGGTGTCCGTGCCCGAACCGGTCGATGACGCGACCGAAGTGATTGTGTGGCAGCATCCGCTCGACGAGCCCGAACCACGGGCCGAGCTGCCCGTTGAGCCGATTGGATTCGCGCACAACGGTTTCCCTGTCGATGGTGAATCGCACCACCGGCCTCTGGAGATCGTGGCACCAGAGCCCGCGCCACGGTCCCGGCATCGCCTCATCGACCCGAGTCAGCCGCAGCCGGCCCGCCACCATCGCGACGAGCGCGCCGACGTCGAGACTTACGGTCGCCATTCACGGCCGGGTGACTGA